Proteins from a single region of Nakamurella deserti:
- a CDS encoding RNA degradosome polyphosphate kinase, producing MADAIDRAAAKDPLTTVELPEDRFYNREMSWLDFNARVLALAEDPAEPLLERAKFLAIFASNLDEFYMVRVAGLKRRREMGLTVNSADGLNPGEQLALISARTQELVERHGRCFTDQILPALGEAGIKIVHWGQVTGDDRQRLQQYFVDHIFPVLTPLAVDPAHPFPYISSLSLNMAIIVRDPETGAERFARLKVPNNVDRLVRVRRGEFDYLPLEDLIAAHLGILFPGMQVVEYQVFRVTRNADLEVAEDRDEDLLQALERELARRRFGPPVRLEIADTTSERILDLLINELDVDPADAVEVPGLLDLSCMFQLYALDRPTLKDPPFVPATNPAFAEGENPKSVFATLRDGDVLLHHPYESFATTVQRFIEQAAADRHVLAIKQTLYRTSGDSPIVQALIEAAAAGKQVVALVEVKARFDEQANISWAKALEKAGVHVVYGLVGLKTHCKTALVVRQEGNVIRRYCHIGTGNYNPKTARIYEDLGLLTADPDIGADLTDLFNVLTGYSRQTEYRNLLVAPQGIRDGIVSRIHREIEHVKAGRPGLVRLKMNSIVDEPVIDALYRASMAGVEVDITVRGICALRAGVPGLSENMVVRSIVGRFLEHSRVFHFGNAGDDEYWIGSADMMHRNLDRRVEALVQIKAPAAVDRMARLLALITRPDTRCWRLGPDGWYRSPEAGGRDLQAVLLRGGAGAE from the coding sequence ATGGCCGACGCCATCGACCGGGCGGCGGCGAAGGATCCGCTGACCACGGTCGAGCTGCCCGAGGACCGGTTCTACAACCGCGAGATGAGCTGGCTGGACTTCAACGCCCGGGTGCTCGCGCTCGCCGAGGACCCCGCCGAGCCGCTGCTCGAGCGGGCGAAGTTCCTGGCCATCTTCGCGTCCAACCTCGACGAGTTCTACATGGTCCGGGTGGCGGGTCTGAAGCGCCGCCGCGAGATGGGCCTGACGGTGAACAGCGCCGACGGACTCAACCCCGGCGAGCAGCTGGCGCTGATCTCGGCCCGGACGCAGGAGCTGGTCGAGCGGCACGGACGGTGTTTCACCGACCAGATCCTGCCCGCCCTCGGCGAGGCCGGCATCAAGATCGTGCACTGGGGCCAGGTCACCGGCGACGACCGGCAGCGGCTGCAGCAGTACTTCGTGGACCACATCTTCCCGGTGCTGACCCCACTGGCCGTGGACCCGGCCCATCCGTTCCCCTACATCTCCAGCCTGAGCCTGAACATGGCGATCATCGTCCGCGACCCGGAGACCGGCGCGGAACGGTTCGCCCGGCTCAAGGTGCCCAACAACGTGGACCGGCTCGTCCGGGTCCGCCGCGGCGAGTTCGACTACCTACCGCTCGAGGACCTGATCGCCGCCCATCTCGGGATCCTGTTCCCGGGCATGCAGGTCGTGGAGTACCAGGTCTTCCGGGTCACCCGCAACGCCGACCTCGAGGTCGCCGAGGACCGGGACGAGGACCTCCTGCAGGCCCTGGAGCGTGAACTGGCGCGCCGCCGCTTCGGCCCTCCGGTGCGTCTGGAGATCGCCGACACCACCAGCGAACGCATCCTGGACCTGCTCATCAACGAGCTGGACGTCGATCCCGCCGATGCGGTGGAAGTGCCCGGTCTGCTGGACCTCTCGTGCATGTTCCAGCTCTACGCCCTGGACCGCCCGACGCTGAAGGACCCGCCGTTCGTGCCGGCCACCAACCCGGCGTTCGCCGAGGGCGAGAACCCGAAGAGCGTCTTCGCCACCCTGCGCGACGGTGACGTGCTGCTGCACCATCCGTACGAGTCGTTCGCGACCACGGTGCAGCGGTTCATCGAGCAGGCCGCGGCCGACCGGCACGTGCTGGCGATCAAGCAGACGCTGTACCGCACCTCGGGTGACTCCCCCATCGTCCAGGCGCTCATCGAGGCGGCGGCCGCCGGCAAGCAGGTGGTCGCGCTGGTCGAGGTCAAGGCGCGCTTCGACGAGCAGGCCAACATCTCGTGGGCGAAGGCCCTGGAGAAGGCCGGCGTGCACGTGGTCTACGGGCTCGTCGGCCTGAAGACGCACTGCAAGACGGCTCTCGTGGTCCGTCAGGAGGGCAACGTCATCCGCCGGTACTGCCACATCGGCACCGGCAACTACAACCCCAAGACCGCCCGCATCTACGAGGATCTCGGTCTGCTGACCGCGGACCCGGACATCGGCGCCGACCTGACCGACCTGTTCAACGTGCTCACCGGGTACTCCCGGCAGACGGAGTACCGCAACCTCCTCGTCGCGCCGCAGGGCATCCGCGACGGCATCGTGTCCCGTATCCACCGCGAGATCGAGCACGTCAAGGCGGGCCGCCCCGGCCTGGTGCGGCTGAAGATGAACTCCATCGTCGACGAGCCGGTGATCGACGCGCTCTACCGGGCGTCGATGGCCGGGGTCGAGGTCGACATCACCGTCCGCGGCATCTGCGCGCTGCGTGCCGGGGTGCCGGGGCTGAGCGAGAACATGGTCGTGCGCTCGATCGTCGGACGGTTCCTGGAACACTCCCGGGTGTTCCACTTCGGCAACGCCGGGGACGACGAGTACTGGATCGGCAGCGCCGACATGATGCACCGCAACCTCGACCGCCGGGTCGAGGCGCTGGTGCAGATCAAGGCGCCGGCCGCGGTCGACCGGATGGCCCGGCTGCTCGCTCTGATCACCCGGCCCGACACCCGCTGCTGGCGCCTGGGTCCCGACGGCTGGTACCGCTCGCCGGAGGCGGGTGGCCGCGATCTCCAGGCGGTGCTGCTGCGCGGAGGCGCCGGTGCCGAATGA
- a CDS encoding NUDIX hydrolase yields the protein MPNDPAPIAAAGGLLWRPGPQGRPEIAVVHRPRYKDWSLPKGKAARGETAPVTAHREVLEETGFRALVGRRLTTVRYAVAAGPKQVEYFAARATAGEFAPNREVDKLRWASPEQARELMTYDFDRAVLDTFERQPVTVTSLVLVRHARAGVRESWDGSDASRPLDAKGRRQAAALRRELAPFGACAVWSAPVERCRETVSGVAKDFGLTVQLDASLGEDAYRENPSGARRMLAQLGAAGRPVVVCSQGGVIPGVIKSLASRADLKIGPTSTPKSAYWVLTFDGTTLVQADPYPAPTVS from the coding sequence GTGCCGAATGACCCGGCGCCGATCGCCGCGGCCGGCGGCCTGCTGTGGCGTCCCGGTCCGCAGGGTCGGCCCGAGATCGCCGTCGTGCACCGGCCGCGGTACAAGGACTGGTCGCTGCCCAAGGGCAAGGCGGCGCGGGGTGAGACCGCACCGGTGACCGCGCACCGGGAGGTGCTGGAGGAGACGGGTTTCCGGGCTCTCGTCGGCCGCCGGCTGACCACCGTCCGGTACGCGGTGGCCGCCGGACCCAAGCAGGTCGAGTACTTCGCGGCCCGGGCGACGGCGGGGGAGTTCGCGCCCAACCGTGAGGTCGACAAGCTGCGCTGGGCGTCGCCGGAGCAGGCCCGCGAGCTGATGACGTACGACTTCGACCGGGCGGTGCTGGACACCTTCGAACGGCAGCCGGTCACGGTGACGAGCCTGGTGCTCGTGCGGCATGCCCGGGCGGGCGTGCGGGAGTCGTGGGACGGATCCGACGCGAGCCGTCCGCTGGATGCCAAGGGTCGCCGGCAGGCGGCCGCCCTGCGGCGGGAACTGGCACCGTTCGGCGCCTGCGCGGTGTGGAGCGCCCCGGTGGAGCGCTGTCGGGAGACGGTGTCCGGGGTGGCCAAGGACTTCGGTCTGACGGTCCAGCTGGACGCCTCCCTCGGGGAGGACGCCTACCGGGAGAACCCGTCCGGCGCGCGACGCATGCTCGCCCAGCTGGGGGCCGCCGGGCGGCCGGTGGTGGTCTGCTCGCAGGGCGGCGTCATTCCCGGGGTCATCAAGAGCCTGGCCAGTCGGGCCGACCTCAAGATCGGCCCCACGAGCACACCCAAGAGCGCCTACTGGGTGCTCACCTTCGACGGCACGACGCTGGTCCAGGCCGACCCGTACCCGGCACCCACCGTCTCCTGA
- a CDS encoding HU family DNA-binding protein has protein sequence MNKTDLITSLTERLEGDRKTAQAAVEGVIDLIQRTVHAGETVSISGFGVFEKRARAARTARNPRTGQAVKVKKTTIPAFRPGKYFKDVVAGTVKLPKAVPGAAPLTARAAAAAAKSAPARGAARSTASTAATAAKAPATRAAATRTTATPKTAAAKAAPAAKAATKTAAAKAPAATKTAAAPKTAAAKAAPAAKAAPKTAAAKAPAATKTAAAPKTAAAKAAPAAKAAPKTAAAKTPAAKATTRKTAAKK, from the coding sequence GTGAACAAGACCGACCTCATCACCAGTCTGACCGAACGACTGGAGGGCGACCGCAAGACGGCGCAGGCCGCCGTCGAAGGCGTCATCGACCTCATCCAGCGCACCGTGCACGCCGGCGAGACGGTCTCCATCTCCGGCTTCGGGGTGTTCGAGAAGCGTGCCCGGGCGGCGCGTACCGCCCGCAACCCGCGCACCGGCCAGGCGGTGAAGGTCAAGAAGACCACCATCCCCGCGTTCCGCCCGGGCAAGTACTTCAAGGACGTCGTCGCCGGCACCGTCAAGCTGCCCAAGGCGGTCCCCGGTGCGGCCCCGCTGACCGCCCGGGCCGCCGCCGCCGCCGCGAAGAGCGCCCCGGCGCGCGGGGCCGCGCGTTCCACCGCCAGCACCGCCGCTACCGCCGCGAAGGCGCCCGCCACCCGGGCCGCGGCCACCAGGACGACCGCGACGCCGAAGACGGCGGCGGCGAAGGCCGCTCCGGCGGCGAAGGCCGCGACGAAGACGGCGGCGGCGAAGGCGCCCGCCGCGACGAAGACGGCTGCCGCTCCGAAGACGGCGGCGGCGAAGGCCGCTCCGGCGGCGAAGGCCGCACCGAAGACGGCGGCGGCGAAGGCGCCCGCCGCGACGAAGACGGCTGCCGCTCCGAAGACGGCCGCAGCCAAGGCCGCTCCGGCCGCCAAGGCCGCGCCGAAGACCGCCGCGGCGAAGACGCCGGCCGCCAAGGCCACCACCCGCAAGACCGCCGCGAAGAAGTAG
- the leuD gene encoding 3-isopropylmalate dehydratase small subunit, whose translation MQAFTSHTGVGIPLRRSNVDTDQIIPAVYLKRITRTGFEDGLFSAWRNDPTFVLNQPAYSAGSVLVAGPDFGTGSSREHAVWALLDYGIRVVVSSKFADIFRGNSGKGGLVAAQVEQDQVELLWKLLENQPGTAVDVDLETQTIVAGSLTIGFQIDPYIKWRLLNGLDDIALTLRHADEIDVFEARRPAFLPTTA comes from the coding sequence ATGCAGGCCTTCACCTCCCACACCGGCGTCGGCATCCCGCTGCGCCGCAGCAACGTCGACACCGACCAGATCATCCCGGCCGTCTACCTCAAGCGGATCACCCGCACCGGGTTCGAGGACGGCCTCTTCAGCGCCTGGCGCAACGACCCCACCTTCGTGCTCAACCAGCCGGCCTACAGCGCCGGATCCGTCCTCGTCGCCGGTCCCGACTTCGGCACCGGATCCTCACGGGAGCACGCGGTCTGGGCCCTGCTCGACTACGGCATCCGCGTGGTCGTGTCGTCCAAGTTCGCCGACATCTTCCGGGGGAACTCGGGCAAGGGCGGCCTGGTCGCCGCGCAGGTCGAGCAGGACCAGGTCGAGCTGCTGTGGAAGCTGCTGGAGAACCAGCCCGGCACCGCGGTGGACGTCGACCTGGAGACCCAGACCATCGTGGCCGGATCACTCACGATCGGTTTCCAGATCGATCCGTACATCAAGTGGCGGCTGCTCAACGGGCTGGACGACATCGCCCTGACCCTGCGCCACGCCGACGAGATCGACGTCTTCGAAGCGCGCCGGCCGGCCTTCCTGCCGACGACCGCCTGA